The following coding sequences are from one Lolium rigidum isolate FL_2022 chromosome 6, APGP_CSIRO_Lrig_0.1, whole genome shotgun sequence window:
- the LOC124664816 gene encoding plant cysteine oxidase 1-like — MKRARMVARLQLALVIFVVARSRRPSLCGWITYVHIHQSDDFSIGVFCFPAGATLPLHDHPEMVVLSKLLYGSVRVRSYDWVTAPPSSSQRKCGLARVVAADEVRRAPCETSVLFPRGGGNMHAFTAVTPCAILDVITPPYSEEHGRPSTYFNDVPIVSLPGFAFLEEVEMPEDLSVVGAPYLGPRITVDMDDDDDDDYYDEHYDDHDDYDDYTSS; from the exons ATGAAGAGGGCGAGGATGGTGGCGCGTCTTCAGCTCGCGCTAGTGATTTTTGTCGTCGCTAG GTCCAGGCGTCCGAGTCTCTGCGGGTGGATCACCTACGTCCACATACACCAGTCCGACGACTTCTCG ATCGGCGTCTTCTGCTTCCCGGCCGGCGCGACGCTGCCGCTCCACGACCACCCGGAGATGGTGGTTCTGAGCAAGCTCCTCTACGGATCGGTGCGGGTGAGATCCTACGACTGGGTCACCGCGCCACCCAGCTCCAGCCAAAGAAAAT GTGGCTTGGCGAGGGTGGTGGCCGCCGACGAGGTTCGGCGAGCACCGTGCGAGACGTCCGTGCTCTTCCCGCGGGGCGGCGGGAACATGCACGCCTTCACCGCCGTCACGCCGTGCGCGATCCTCGACGTCATCACGCCGCCCTACTCGGAGGAGCACGGCCGGCCGTCCACCTACTTCAACGACGTCCCCATCGTGTCTCTTCCAGGTTTTGCATTTCTGGAGGAGGTGGAGATGCCCGAAGATCTCAGCGTCGTCGGTGCGCCCTATCTTGGCCCTCGGATTACGGTAGAtatggatgacgatgatgatgacgactacTACGACGAACACTATGACGACCATGATGACTATGACGATTATACCAGTAGCTAG